The Malus domestica chromosome 10, GDT2T_hap1 genome contains a region encoding:
- the LOC114827462 gene encoding tryptophan N-monooxygenase CYP79A68-like, translated as MLLHVYTFCVSDYLPWLRVFDIGGHAKKVRDALKITKQYQDPVINERLQEWRDGKRTEPADLLDVFISLKDANGLPLLSSEEIKAQITELQLATVDNPFNAGEWALSQMLNQPEMLKKAEEELDRVVGKDRLVQESDIPKLPYIMACSREALRLHPVAPFNLPHVSTADAVVAGYFIPKGSAVLLSRLGLGRNPEVWENPLRFNPERHLNGDADQQVELEEHELRFITFSTGRRGCMGGSLGTTITVMLLARLLQGFTWSMPPNVDKIDLTEALSLFKANPLYAHAKPRLPATLYLV; from the exons ATGCTCTTGCATGTGTACACATTCTGTGTATCGGATTATCTTCCCTGGCTCAGAGTGTTTGACATAGGCGGCCATGCGAAAAAGGTGAGAGATGCTTTGAAGATTACCAAGCAGTATCAAGACCCTGTTATAAACGAGAGATTACAAGAATGGAGAGATGGGAAAAGGACGGAGCCTGCGGACCTGCTTGATGTTTTCATTTCACTCAAAGATGCAAATGGACTGCCTTTACTCTCTAGTGAAGAAATCAAAGCGCAAATCACA GAACTGCAGCTTGCAACAGTGGATAATCCTTTCAATGCAGGAGAGTGGGCTCTATCGCAAATGCTGAACCAGCCTGAGATGCTTAAGAAAGCAGAAGAAGAACTAGATAGGGTGGTGGGAAAGGATAGGCTTGTTCAAGAGTCTGATATCCCTAAGCTCCCTTACATAATGGCTTGCTCAAGAGAAGCTCTTAGGTTGCATCCAGTTGCACCATTTAACCTACCCCATGTGTCCACTGCAGATGCTGTAGTTGCAGGCTACTTCATCCCAAAGGGGAGTGCTGTTCTCCTCAGTCGTTTAGGCCTCGGGCGCAATCCTGAAGTTTGGGAAAATCCATTGAGATTCAACCCGGAACGCCATCTGAATGGAGATGCTGATCAACAAGTTGAACTGGAAGAGCATGAGCTGAGATTCATTACGTTCTCTACCGGAAGGAGAGGATGCATGGGTGGTTCGCTTGGGACTACCATAACTGTAATGCTCCTTGCAAGGCTTCTTCAAGGGTTTACGTGGAGCATGCCACCCAATGTAGACAAGATTGACCTCACTGAGGCTCTATCCCTCTTCAAAGCCAACCCTTTGTATGCACATGCTAAACCGCGGTTGCCTGCAACTCTATATTTGGTTTAG